A stretch of DNA from Candidatus Micrarchaeum acidiphilum ARMAN-2:
TCCTACCGACCTGCTCTCGTATTTTGTAGTTACGCTTTCGTCTATGAAAGCCATCCTGTTCCCTTCTGGAAACGGCGATTTGTAGCTTTTCATGACGGCATTGCCCGAAGAGAAAAGGTCTGCGTACATTTTGGTCGGGTCCAGCGTTGCGCTCATGAACACGTTTGCAAACGCCTCCTTTAGTATTGCAACAGACTCCTCCGGGTAGATTGAGTTTACTGAAAGCTTTGCCCCGTCACCCATCTTTGATATTATCCGCACTGATGATTCGCTTTCGTGATACCACGACGTAATAAATTTTACTATGTGCATGAGCGATGAGCGTTTCGCCTTTGTCTGGCTTATGTATTCTATGCCTGCCTTCTCTATGTCTTCTGAAATGTCCGTCTGCTCCGGGACCACCATGGAGAGGTCGTCCATGCCTATGAACGATTCGGACTTCGCGCCCAGCATTTTTGCCCTGAGCCTCGAAAGCCCGAATTTCATATAGCTCAGGTCTATGCTGCTCCCGATCCTTGCAAGTTCGGCCTGTGCCAAGTCTATTGTCCGGTTGGTCAACGAAACGCTGAAGTAAGAGTTCGCTATGTCGATCAGGTTGTGCGATTCGTCCCATATTATGATCGCGTTGTCCAGCGACTTGCCTATTTTCCTAAGAAAGGTTTGCTTTGTATAAGGATTGAGTATATGAGAGTAACCGGCTATTATGACGTTTGCATTTTTAGCTATACGCGCAGTTGCCTCATAAGGGCACAGCCCGAGATCGTATGACGCGCTGAATACGCTGTTGTGCCCCTGCGATGATAGGGAAGAAAGCTTCGCAAGAGCGGATTCGTCTATGGATTTTGAATTGGTGAAAAAGCTGCACTTGTTGCGCTTGACCAGCCCGTCGCAGGCGGCATAGAAGGCGTCTCCAGTTATCATGTTTATTTCCGGGTTCGCGCACATGTTCTGCTTTCCAACTACGTCAACAAAGCGTATATCGGCACCGAATTTTTCCCTTATGCCGCGAAGGGCCTCCATGGCTATCTTATGCTGGGATATTTTTGGAGTAAGGAAAAATACATCTTTGGAATTTTTAAGTGCGTAGGTAAGAGTAGCGCCTATTGCAGCGTCTGTCTTGCCTATTCCAGTAGGGGCGTTAACTAGTATGCTCTGGCCGCGCGATACGGCGCCGTATATGTCTTGCATCATCTCCTTCTGGTACTGGCGCGGGGCGCTGAACCTGAAAAGGAAGTCCTTCTGCATGTTCTTTATTACGCAGTTATATTAGATATTAGTTTCTGTCATGCTTATTCGCATAGCTAATACTTTTATTGTTTGTATGCAAATTAATACAGGTCATGAACGTGGAAAGGAGAATAAAGGCAGACATATCCATATATTCTGCCTTCTTCGGCGGGCTTCTGGCGCTCATTTATACAGTATCTTACATGGAGCAGCTGGCATACAGCCTGGGCTTCGCTTCCGGAAGCGCTACGATATTGAAATATTACAATATATCTTCGCCGCTGCCCGGCACGATAACAGCGCTTATATCCGGATCCGGAGCGGCATTAATAGCGCTGCACATAACATACGTGATGCTACCAGTTTCTGTTCTTTCAGTAGTCCTTGCCGCGCTGTGGGTGTTCCATAGAGCTTATGGCAGGACTGGCGGCGCTGCAATTGTCTTTATGGCAATAGTGCTTCTGATGCTGACTGCACTTCTCGATTCGGACTTCTCTTTCGGTTCTGGAATAGGAGCATATGTGCCGTATTTTGGATATCTGCTCATGCTGATAGGCGGAGCTTGGGCTATTATAATCCATAGGACCGTACAGGCAGGGGCGCACGGGTCCATAGAAATAAATCCGGATACCCCGTATACCAACATCATTATGCTTTCCAGAAAGATGATGAACAAGCTGCATGGTGAAATACGCATACTTGATATGCACTTTGACGATAAGGCTTTTGAAAACCTGGCTTACATGACTAGGAGGAACATTGGAAATTACACGTCGATAAGGATCCTGACCCGCAGGGACAGGGTCGGGAAGGACTTTGAGAAGGCGTACGTTGAATTCAAGAAGGAACTTGAAAACAGGGCCATAGCGTTGGAGATTAGGGTCATGGGTGGCGACGACGCAGTAGAGCAGCACGAGAGGATGATAATGGACTCGGAGAAGGCGTACAAGATACCGCCTTTCAACATAATAAACAGGAAAAGCGAGCACATTGTGCAGCTTGAATATTCTGGATCCAGAAAAAGATTTGATGAAATATGGAATAGGTCTACCAAAATAGAGAATTTTGGCAGGTAACAGTTTTATTTCTGGAAATCGCCGGACCGCGAAGTTTTATTAATTTTAATTTAACATTAATACCGCATCTGGTGTTTTATTGCTTCGTAAACAATTGCTTGTTTCTATTTTGGCAACTGCAGCCCTTGGAATTGCAATCTTGCAGCTTTCAGGAGCGGCTTTAGTTGGCACTGCGCAAATACATGCCCCTGCAGTAATATTGAGCAACAACACAGGCGTACTTACGATTATAAAGCTAACAGTATCTACGGGAGATGGAAAGGTAAGCGTTGTCGGCCCGTATAAAGTTGGCAGCAGTACGATAAAGTCTGCTGAAACCGCGGCGGCATATGGCGCAGGCTACTTGGGGCTTGACTACAGAAATTACAATTTTACTTATGACATAGTGGACCCGAATGCGAACGTTTCCGGGCCTAGTGCAGGCACCGCGATGACCTTGCTGGCAGTATCGGCATTGTCCGGCACCAGATTACTCGGCAACTTTACAGTTACCGGGACCATCTCAAGCAACGGCACGATAGGCGCGATAGGAGGAGTGTATGACAAGGTGGCCGCTGCAAAGGCAGCCGGGATGAAGTTCGCGATAGTGCCGGAGGTGCCGGCCGACTCCACCGAGAACATGCTTTACCTCCTTGTACAGGACAATTTTGATATACCGCTGATCCAGGCGGCCAACTTTTCGCAGGCATACGCTTACGCATCTGGCTTAAAAAAGATTTCAAGAGCGGACCTCACCTCGTTTGATTTTTATACTGATTACAACGTTTCCAGGATATCAAACGCCACGCTTGAATGCACGGGCCCGGACAGCTGCAACCAGACCGCATTCAAGGACCTATATGGTTTTACATACGCTATGACAAAAGGCGCAATATCAAATCTCTCTGCGAATAGGAGATTTACAAACGTGAGCGCACAGCTTATGAGGGTGCTCAACCAGTCCGACAGGATATACAGCAATGGCTATATCTACACCGGGGCCGACATGGCATTCCTTGACTATCTTGACGCCTTCTTTTTCATAAATCACAACGCAAGCAAGGGCTCGGGATTGAACGAGATAAACAGCATAAATAACTACTGCAACGCGCTAGTGCCTCCAAATATGACATACGATAATTACGAATATGTGCTGGGCGGCGAGCTCAGGCAGGCGTGGGGCGAGTATACCGCCAATGCGACCCTAGAAGCTTACAACACCACAGCAGTTGATACTGACGGCGTGCTCGAATCGCTTTACGTGGCAGGGGAGGCGAATGCATGGTGCAGTGCAGCCAATTTCATGTATGGAATGAGCGGAAAAATAGGAGGCAATGCGACCGTTTATCCGGACTCGGCGCTCGCCGAAGTCGCAAGGCAGAGGCTTGCACGTGCTTCTGGATACTATGGCATATATTTGGCAACCGCAAACCAGGCCTACAGCAATGGCAATTATCCTTTGGCCATACTGGATTCAGACTATGCATACGCTCTAGATGGCGGGATAAGCCCGAATGCTAGCCTGAATTCTAGTGCAATTGAAGGGCAGATATACGCCATTACGAAAAACGCAACTTTCGGGGTATGGGCCCAGCAGTTTTCAGATGAGGCGCGCTTCTATGCTGAAGAGGCTGCAATGTCGCAGAATGCAACCCTATCGAAGAATTACGCAGAGACTGGATTTACTACTGCGGTGCTTGCCAGCATGCTGAGCAATGATACAAGGGTAATATTTAATAATCTTACTACGACAAAAGTAATAACTACAACAGCAGCGCAGAAGCAGGCAATAACAGGCATTTCGATTGTTTACATCCTTATCGTTGTGTTCATCCTGCTTGCGATAATCTTGACTGCTTTGTTTTTACTGCTGAACAGCCACATAGGAGATAGCAGCACTGTAATTAAAAGGTGATAAGAATAGCAACTACCTTACCAGGAAAAGTTTGTGTTTCATGCGGAAAGCTTACGCACGAGTATACTGATTTCAAATGCCCAAAATGCGGAGAATCTGAAATAATAAGATGCAGCCACTGCAGAGAGATAACCAACACGTACAAATGCAGCGCATGCGGATTTGAGGGACCGTAAATGGCAAAAGTCGGAATTGTATATAAGGTTTATCCGAAGGACGACATGCTGGAGAGCGTGGTAAAGAACATAAAGGAGAAATTGTCTCCGGCCGGCTTGCAGACCGAGGATATAGCATTTGGCATACAGATTGTTAAGGCCTTCTTCACATTTGATGACTCTGAAAAGAGCTCCTCTGAAATAGAGGAATCGCTAAAAAAGTTGGAAGGCGTAAGCGAAGTCGAAGTCGAACAGGAGAGCCTTATCTGATTTAAGGGCTTCTGCACTTATTCTCCAGGTTGACGCATGTCAACCCTGCACAAAAGCCATAAATAAGCCTTTAGGCAAGGCTCTACTTATTCGTGGGTGTCTGTAATGGAAGGATTAAAATTTTTAGACAGCAGGGATTCGCTCGCACGCGAAAAGGTTGAGAAGGTAGAGCATTTCTCGGCACAGGGAAGCAGGGATGGGGCCAGGGTGTCATATATTTTTAATATAAACCTGGCAAAAAGCGGCGATTCAAAGCAGGATGAGCTACTTCATGGCATTATATCAAGTATTTTCAACCACACTTCCGACCTTAGGAATGGAGAGCTTGATTGGAAGGCATACCTGCTTGATGATAGGAAAAGTGTATTCGCATCAATCAGGATAGATGTCCCGACAAGTTATGCGAAGAAAAACGAGCAAGAGATTGTGGCTAGCTTGTGCAAATATTGCGATGCATTCGAAAAGCAGCTGTCTGCAGCAGTAGGCAAGGCAATTTTCAGAAGCTTTAGGAGATAGCACAACGTTTTTATGAAGCTTCGGCGGTTTCCCGAGAAAGTAATTTATATATTGTTTGGGATATTTAACGGGAGCCGCTGATTTAATGATAAGATCCATAGAGCTTATTAATTGGAAGACGCACAGGCACACCAAGCTCGAATTCAGAAAGGGAGTAAATGTACTTATAGGTGTAATGGGAGCCGGCAAAAGCTCCGTCAT
This window harbors:
- a CDS encoding translation elongation factor EF-1 beta subunit, with amino-acid sequence MAKVGIVYKVYPKDDMLESVVKNIKEKLSPAGLQTEDIAFGIQIVKAFFTFDDSEKSSSEIEESLKKLEGVSEVEVEQESLI
- a CDS encoding DEAD_2 domain protein yields the protein MQKDFLFRFSAPRQYQKEMMQDIYGAVSRGQSILVNAPTGIGKTDAAIGATLTYALKNSKDVFFLTPKISQHKIAMEALRGIREKFGADIRFVDVVGKQNMCANPEINMITGDAFYAACDGLVKRNKCSFFTNSKSIDESALAKLSSLSSQGHNSVFSASYDLGLCPYEATARIAKNANVIIAGYSHILNPYTKQTFLRKIGKSLDNAIIIWDESHNLIDIANSYFSVSLTNRTIDLAQAELARIGSSIDLSYMKFGLSRLRAKMLGAKSESFIGMDDLSMVVPEQTDISEDIEKAGIEYISQTKAKRSSLMHIVKFITSWYHESESSVRIISKMGDGAKLSVNSIYPEESVAILKEAFANVFMSATLDPTKMYADLFSSGNAVMKSYKSPFPEGNRMAFIDESVTTKYESRSVGEYRRIAERIDRVSSIIPGNTAVFFPSFDVMEGVYRYMRPGNIYRQHRNMKSLSIDGVLEKFKKGEKGILLGVAGGSLSEGIDYENNSIKCVIIVGIPLSRPNLLLNAKINYFTKKFGQRGSDYAYFVPAIIKSVQAAGRAIRNEKDRAVLVFMDKRYGWGTYYSLVSNSVKISEIGDYAQHISDFWKKNTEAEISKGNT
- a CDS encoding peptidase S16 lon domain protein, whose translation is MLRKQLLVSILATAALGIAILQLSGAALVGTAQIHAPAVILSNNTGVLTIIKLTVSTGDGKVSVVGPYKVGSSTIKSAETAAAYGAGYLGLDYRNYNFTYDIVDPNANVSGPSAGTAMTLLAVSALSGTRLLGNFTVTGTISSNGTIGAIGGVYDKVAAAKAAGMKFAIVPEVPADSTENMLYLLVQDNFDIPLIQAANFSQAYAYASGLKKISRADLTSFDFYTDYNVSRISNATLECTGPDSCNQTAFKDLYGFTYAMTKGAISNLSANRRFTNVSAQLMRVLNQSDRIYSNGYIYTGADMAFLDYLDAFFFINHNASKGSGLNEINSINNYCNALVPPNMTYDNYEYVLGGELRQAWGEYTANATLEAYNTTAVDTDGVLESLYVAGEANAWCSAANFMYGMSGKIGGNATVYPDSALAEVARQRLARASGYYGIYLATANQAYSNGNYPLAILDSDYAYALDGGISPNASLNSSAIEGQIYAITKNATFGVWAQQFSDEARFYAEEAAMSQNATLSKNYAETGFTTAVLASMLSNDTRVIFNNLTTTKVITTTAAQKQAITGISIVYILIVVFILLAIILTALFLLLNSHIGDSSTVIKR